A stretch of Cheilinus undulatus linkage group 20, ASM1832078v1, whole genome shotgun sequence DNA encodes these proteins:
- the socs3b gene encoding suppressor of cytokine signaling 3b — translation MVASSGRNPLAMSSVTPIVGRVQGTSFTPHHYKPFSSHAHYQQVMRALHKLQESGFYWGAVGGREASSMLRSEPPGTFLIRDSSDHHHFFTLSVQTARGTKNLRIHSEGGGFFLQPDPQNTQELPQFDCVLKLIAHYMGKGPEAGRSREGACGGSSGESEMKGRSVYLIHTGGERIPLELRRPLSTSLSSLQHMCRRTLNNQGLGGSERSEQLPQTLRDFLEEYDAPI, via the exons ATGGTAGCCTCCAGTGGACGCAACCCTCTCGCCATGAGCAGTGTGACCCCTATTGTGGGCAGGGTTCAGGGGACCAGTTTTACCCCACATCACTACAAGCCCTTCAGCTCACATGCACACTACCAGCAG GTGATGCGTGCATTGCATAAGCTCCAGGAAAGTGGGTTTTACTGGGGAGCTGTGGGGGGCCGTGAAGCAAGCTCCATGCTCCGCTCTGAACCACCAGGCACCTTCCTGATCCGTGACTCTTCTGACCACCACCACTTCTTCACCCTCTCTGTCCAAACGGCTCGGGGTACCAAGAACCTGCGCATCCACAGCGAGGGAGGTGGCTTCTTCCTACAGCCAGACCCCCAAAACACACAAGAGCTCCCACAGTTTGACTGTGTGCTGAAACTTATTGCGCACTACATGGGGAAGGGGCCGGAGGCTGGAAGGAGCAGAGAAGGAGCATGTGGTGGCAGCTCAGGAGAGTCAGAAATGAAGGGGCGCAGTGTGTATCTGATCCACACTGGTGGAGAGAGGATTCCCTTGGAACTGCGGCGCCCCCTTTCAACTTCTCTCTCATCCTTGCAACACATGTGCAGGAGGACCTTGAATAACCAAGGGCTTGGGGGTTCTGAGAGGAGTGAGCAGCTCCCTCAAACACTTAGAGACTTTCTGGAGGAGTATGATGCTCCGATATGA